From the genome of Pseudomonas yamanorum, one region includes:
- a CDS encoding sensor domain-containing diguanylate cyclase, with protein sequence MVPEKTFTDTPVHDQPRPAAAATLLALMHAQGEVERLSEREQLLSSLLVSVNAVLWAIEWDTRRVLYVSPAYERVFGRTAGMLLADHREWRNSIHPEDLDYAEHSLAQVLHSGAVEDREYRIITADGQIRWLSDKCYISQQAEPGQPVIVVGMAEDITEKKQLELELHRLATTDVLTRSSNRRHFFECAHHEFERACLQGTPLAFLLLDIDDFKVVNDTYGHLEGDQVLQRIAESGRGVLRRGDLFGRIGGEEFAAVLPGCAPEMAMQVAQRLGHEIAQLSFSHDGESYAVTVSQGLASLTAEDANVDSLFARADAAMYEAKRQGKNRVLVG encoded by the coding sequence ATGGTCCCCGAAAAGACCTTCACCGACACCCCCGTCCACGACCAGCCACGACCGGCAGCCGCCGCTACGTTGCTGGCGCTGATGCATGCCCAAGGCGAAGTGGAACGCTTGAGTGAACGCGAGCAACTGCTGAGTTCACTGCTGGTCAGCGTGAATGCCGTGCTCTGGGCCATCGAGTGGGACACCCGCCGCGTGCTGTATGTCAGCCCGGCCTATGAGCGGGTTTTCGGACGTACGGCAGGCATGCTGCTGGCGGACCATCGGGAATGGCGCAACAGCATTCACCCCGAAGACCTCGACTACGCCGAGCACAGCCTGGCCCAAGTGCTGCACAGCGGCGCCGTGGAAGACCGCGAGTACCGCATCATCACCGCCGACGGGCAGATCCGCTGGCTCAGCGACAAGTGCTACATCAGCCAGCAGGCCGAGCCCGGCCAACCCGTGATCGTGGTGGGCATGGCCGAGGACATCACTGAAAAGAAGCAGCTTGAGCTGGAACTCCATCGCCTGGCCACTACCGACGTGCTGACCCGCAGCAGCAACCGCCGGCACTTCTTCGAGTGCGCCCACCACGAGTTCGAACGCGCCTGTTTGCAAGGCACGCCTTTGGCGTTCCTGTTGCTGGACATTGATGACTTCAAAGTGGTCAACGACACCTACGGCCACCTGGAGGGCGATCAGGTGTTGCAGCGTATCGCCGAGAGCGGTCGAGGGGTTCTGCGCCGTGGCGACCTGTTCGGGCGCATTGGCGGCGAAGAATTCGCCGCTGTGCTGCCCGGTTGCGCACCGGAGATGGCAATGCAGGTGGCCCAACGCCTGGGACACGAGATCGCGCAACTGAGTTTCAGCCATGACGGTGAGAGCTACGCGGTCACCGTCAGCCAGGGCCTGGCCAGCCTGACAGCCGAGGATGCCAACGTGGATAGCCTGTTCGCCCGCGCCGACGCCGCGATGTACGAGGCCAAGCGCCAAGGCAAAAACCGCGTGCTCGTCGGCTGA